From the Helianthus annuus cultivar XRQ/B chromosome 17, HanXRQr2.0-SUNRISE, whole genome shotgun sequence genome, the window GAAGACACAGCAACAAACTCAGATGATTTCCCCTTTGACTCTAAAAAAAGTCAAAACtcaaaaacaaacaaattttCACCTGATGAAACCCTGGTTCAGTGGTTAACTCAACACCAAGCTCCGCCAAACAAGAATAAACCCTAGAATCACTTCCATACACATGCGGATACCTCATCAAACACGAATCCAAAACCCTAGCcaaaaccctagccaacgatctACTAACCGcaaatccaccaccaccaaacgcCATATTAAACGAATGCTGCATATTCTGATCATAACTCTCCGATCTACTTCCAATATACCACCACTTATCACAATCATACTTATTCAAAACCCTAGCCAAATTCTCCGTAAAAAAAACCGTATCATCATCACCAAACACGTACCACCGGATCTCATCCACACCGTTCGATCCTGTAACAGATTCCGTTACTGATTCAACTGCTTCTTTTACGATTCGTGCAACACGAATCGCGGATCGAAGACCTTTCGGAAAAGTGTACGGAAATCGTGACGTGTCGGCGGAGATAATGACCGGCGGAAGGTCGGAATCGTCGGCGGAAGCGGTGACCGGACGGTCGAGGAAGACGAGTGCGTTAGTGACGTTAGGTTTGTACCAGAGGCGAAGGTAGGGTTTCCGATTTGTGTAGGATTTGGATGAGGATGCGATGGAGAATAAGAGGTGGCGAACTGTGGTGGTGGTTGGAGGTGGTTGTACGACGGTGATGAGGGAGGTTGTTGAGGGAATTGGTGAGGTGAGAGGATGAGAGAGGAGGTAGAAGATGGAGAAACTGGAGATGATTAAGCATATGTCTTTGATGTTTGACGGTACGATTCTGAAAATGGCCATTTTTTCCGGTGACGGtgagcggtggtggtggtggtggtggagtggaaTGTACAAGTGAGTGATGCGTGAAATAGGTTCATTTGTAGGAGAGTACAAGTGTGGCTTTGCTTCTATGTGTTAAAAGGTTATTGCATGATTCATTTCACAAGAAACTTACATGTGGCAATAAACCAaccaattttttaaaaaataacaacTTTTATTGAATGCGAAGTGTGTTTATTGAATGCGAAGTGTGTTTATTTCCATGATGGTTTGAAAGTGAACCGAAAGAGAAGTTTGAATTTGTAAAAATTACGAAATATATGTTTAAGTTTTCTATATACTATTTTTATAGGTTGTTTAAATTAGGGTTCCAAATCGCTCGTCGCTCACTCAGAAAATGCTCGGATATGATCGCTTGATTTAGTTTGCTTTGCAAATAAGCCAaacatgagcaaaggtccgctcggctcggttcgactcggatTAATTCATATTTTATACATATCGCTCTATTATATTTGGCCCACGTTATGCAAATATACaattatatttatacatactAGCCTAATCAAACcaataaaaatataacactaaATTTAAAACTAAAACTCTAAGTCGTGACACGACAGTCTTTGACTTCTTTCTCTCATCAATGACAGGTCAATCATCTCTAGCTCTCACCATACGTCACAATGCGATAATTGTTCTTTGTTGCATATTCATCGTCTTACCTGCCTCAACCAAAGTCTCATCCTCGAACGGTCTGATCTCAGTCTTAGTGTCATCCTCGGACAGTTGGACCTTAGACGTGACCCGATAGCGGAGACATCGAAGGAAACATTCTAAATCTATAACTGTCCGAATCACTTGTTGCTCGCTTCCCGCTCGCCCTCGCTCGAAAAATTGCACGCTCGAATATGATCGGTTGTAAatgagccaagcacgagcaaaagTCCGCTCAgttcggctcggctcatgaacaatCCTAGTTTAAATAGATAAattttgttttggtctttttTGTATCAATCTAAGAAAATATTGTGTTATTAAAATAGATAATTTAATTTGGCTATAATATGAGTGGTAAAATGCACGGGTCATGTTGTATATACAAGTTAAAAGCGGGTTCGGTTTAAAACAAACAACTTTAAGAAACATGTTCAATAGGTGCAGGTCAAAACGGGTCAGGTCAAATCGGAATCTGAAAGGTAAAGTACCAAAGGTTCTCCCTTGTTTGGTGCGGTTAGGGGTGGCAGTTTGATGAGGcaatctttcatctcgcggaacgcattctctgcttccggagtccactGGAACTGGCTTTTCTTCATACAATTGCGCAAGGTTTTGATGAACGGAAAAGATTTTGCGGCATGATTAGCTAGGAAACGATTGAGCGCGGCTAGTCGTCCTGCTAATTTTTGCATGTCTTTGATGTTCGATGGTGAAGGCATCCTTTCTATGGCTTGGACTTTTTCCGGATTCACCTTAAAACCATCTTTTGTGACGATGAAGCCTAggaactttccttcttccattccaaatgaGCACTTTTCTGGGTTCAGCTTGATACTTATGCTGCGTAGCGTGTTGAAGGTCTTTTGGATGTTGGCCAGCATCGTGCCTTCTTCTTTGCTCATAATCACCAGATCATCCATGTACACTTCTATGTACTTGCCGATGGCGTCACTGAATGTTTCGTTCATCAATCTTTGGTAGGTTGCGCCCGCATTCTTCAAGCCGAAAGGCATCTTGGTGTAACAATACAGCCCTGTCGGCGTGCGGAATGCCGTCTTATCTTCATCTTGGACGGCCATTTGAACTTGGTGATACCCCTTGTAGCAATCAAGAAAGCATTTCCATCTGAATGTTGCCAGAGAATCGATTTTTCCGTCTATGTCTGGTAAGGCGTAGCAGTCGCGTGGGAAGGCCTTGTTTAGGTCTTTGtagtcgacacacattctccagCTGCCGTTTGGTTTCTTTACCATCACTGGGCTTGCCACCCTGTTTGGTATCTGACTTCTCTGATGATGCCTGCATTCAGTAGTTCTAGTACTTGCTCTTTCATGGCGTCATGCTTTATATCGCCCAGGTGGCGTTTGGCGTGTACCACCGGCTTTGCGTCCTCTGAGACGTTTAGACGGTGCTCTGCAATGTGCCGTGGAACGCCAACCATGTCAGCTGGTGTCTAGGCGAACACGTCCATATTCTCGTGTAACAACTTCTTGAGTGCTGCGCGTGTTAGATCGGATATCGTTGGTCCCAGGGTAACTGTTTGTTCTGGGTGAGCGCTATTCAACACCCATTTTTCTGCTTCTGCGCGCGGCGCTGGTTTACTTGCTTTTGTAGGCCTCATTTCATCTGTTGCTAAGACTTCCTTGCTTGCGTATATCAGTGCGATGCCTGTTTCCATTGGGAATCCGACGGCCGAATGTGGTGTAGAGCAAATCATACTGAAGTCTCCCTGTGATTCTCTTCCTAGGAGGATGTCATGTCTTGAGTGTGCAGGCAGCACCATGAAAGTGACTTCTTCTGTTCTTGAATTTCGTCCGTCCGAGAGTAACACCGGGAATGATATCTGTCACAGGGGAAAGACGGcctcgttgcagaaaccagttagtggGTAGTCTACTGGCTCCAAGCGcgctttgtcctcctggtcgaattgattgaagcattgttcgtatatGATATCCGCGGTGCTCCCCGGATCGATGAAGATGTAGTCTGTCTGATAATGACCAATCACTCCTGGGATAACTATTGGTCGTTTTTCCCTTGGGCCTCCCCTGACAACTGGGAAGATGACTTGCTTTTCGCGCCACGAATCATCCTGTGTGCGCTTGTTGTAATTTTTCTTTGGTCTTCGTGGACCTCCTTGCACCATGTGGGTTTCCAGCTTCCTGAGTTTTTTATTATCTGGCCCTTCGTCTCTTCTTTGGATTTGGCGGTAATCGCGCTTTCCGCCTTTGACCAGGTGAGT encodes:
- the LOC110921247 gene encoding uncharacterized protein LOC110921247, yielding MAIFRIVPSNIKDICLIISSFSIFYLLSHPLTSPIPSTTSLITVVQPPPTTTTVRHLLFSIASSSKSYTNRKPYLRLWYKPNVTNALVFLDRPVTASADDSDLPPVIISADTSRFPYTFPKGLRSAIRVARIVKEAVESVTESVTGSNGVDEIRWYVFGDDDTVFFTENLARVLNKYDCDKWWYIGSRSESYDQNMQHSFNMAFGGGGFAVSRSLARVLARVLDSCLMRYPHVYGSDSRVYSCLAELGVELTTEPGFHQVDVRGDLFGILAAHPLSPLLSLHHFDIIDPIFPGLTKPESVKHLFKAVNHDPPRILQQAVCYDSSKSITVSVSWGYVVQVFEGNQLLPNLIRVQKTFTSWRRRETFFSKLHMFDMRDYSKDPCKSPDLFFFEGIAPEEKMCHTFYNRKKSMNCSRSDGIRNLIDIKVFSRKIDADTQQMSSPRRECCEILQPYNETMVIALRRCETDELIAMDP